The following are encoded together in the Novipirellula artificiosorum genome:
- a CDS encoding acyl-CoA dehydrogenase family protein — MSTIPQVTSPTSRSMDQLCEQLWASASRWKRVSDWPSESLACCAKAGVYRWFLPPQSGGFGWTEREQTIGYLRLAQADLTTTFILTQLMGAVRRIAGSANPAPASRWLEKLVSGVAFGTVGISHLTTSRRHLACPALLAKESGSGFVLRGMSPWVTGVPHADVYVIGAAMEDGREILAAVPRSLDGITPFPGTELMALSASCTDRLEFNDVQIDSSMLLAGPIENVMKTGSGGSTGGLQTSTLAIGLSHAAIQYLLDESEKRPDLKPAAEELHASVLKLQDDLFSAVDGDANCDLADIRGRANRLVLGSTQAALTAAKGAGYIAGHHVGRWCREAMFFLVWSCPQPVAQAHLCELAGIG; from the coding sequence ATGTCCACAATCCCTCAGGTAACCTCGCCAACAAGCCGTTCGATGGACCAACTGTGCGAGCAGCTTTGGGCATCCGCCAGCCGCTGGAAAAGGGTGAGCGATTGGCCCTCCGAATCACTTGCCTGCTGTGCAAAGGCGGGCGTCTATCGCTGGTTCCTCCCTCCGCAATCGGGCGGGTTTGGCTGGACCGAGCGAGAGCAAACGATCGGCTACCTCCGTTTGGCTCAGGCGGATTTGACGACCACCTTCATCTTGACTCAGTTGATGGGAGCGGTTCGTCGCATCGCTGGCAGTGCGAACCCAGCTCCTGCATCGCGATGGCTTGAGAAACTGGTTTCTGGCGTCGCGTTCGGGACGGTGGGAATTAGCCATTTGACAACCAGCCGACGGCATTTAGCTTGCCCCGCTTTGCTGGCCAAAGAAAGCGGCTCGGGGTTCGTGCTTCGCGGCATGTCGCCTTGGGTGACCGGCGTGCCCCATGCCGACGTCTACGTCATCGGTGCGGCCATGGAAGACGGCCGCGAAATTTTGGCAGCGGTCCCTCGATCGCTCGATGGCATCACTCCGTTTCCAGGAACCGAATTGATGGCGTTGTCGGCCAGTTGCACCGATCGGCTCGAGTTCAATGATGTGCAAATCGACTCATCCATGCTGCTCGCCGGGCCCATCGAAAACGTGATGAAAACCGGTTCAGGGGGCAGCACCGGCGGTCTTCAGACATCAACGCTGGCAATTGGCTTGTCGCATGCGGCCATTCAATACCTACTCGATGAATCGGAGAAGCGTCCCGATTTGAAACCAGCCGCTGAAGAACTCCATGCCTCGGTTCTAAAATTGCAAGACGATCTTTTTTCCGCGGTCGATGGTGACGCAAACTGTGATTTGGCTGACATCCGTGGCCGGGCAAATCGATTGGTGCTGGGGTCCACCCAAGCGGCTCTGACCGCCGCCAAAGGCGCCGGGTACATCGCAGGCCATCATGTTGGGCGCTGGTGCCGAGAAGCCATGTTCTTCTTGGTCTGGAGCTGCCCACAACCGGTCGCCCAAGCACACCTGTGTGAATTGGCGGGAATCGGCTAA
- the glgP gene encoding alpha-glucan family phosphorylase: MSQIQSPATTNSATPLLTRDQLDQQGRETYRKLWELANNLWWSWHPECDQLFRDMDPIRWRQVDHNPIALLREMTPEHLAARATELVLHSRINYAYRRLQEYLHDSQTWASTHAGVLGAKPVAYFSAEFGIHESVPIYSGGLGVLAGDHIKSASGLGVPLVAIGLFYAQGYFRQYLNDEGYQGEDYLDTKIENLPMQPALTAAGKPITVAIETRKGQLLAKVWLMHVGRVRLYLLDCNVEGNKPEDRELTSRLYGGDQRTRIRQELVLGVGGVKALHALGIDPGVYHLNEGHSAFGALEVVNRLMQDDGMSFSDAVRQTSRMTCFTTHTPVPAGHDRFPSELVEEHLGPLRDSLGISERELLALGRVDPGNAEETFCMTVIGFKMSRYCNAVSNLHGVVSRRMWAHMWPQRNEEEVPIGHITNGVHVPSWLAGQMAQLYDKHFPADWKQRIQEPSVWQSIHQVDPGELWETHNALKNNLLTFVRRRVSRQCRRRGESDESVEEARRVLDPQTLTIGFGRRFATYKRANLLFSQIDRIAALMSDPERPIQLIYAGKAHPKDEPGKRFIQEIANLRHDPRFKGRVAFVEDYDINVCRHLIQGVDVWLNNPRRPLEASGTSGQKVVLNGGLNCSILDGWWAEAYNGVNGFAIGQGHHHVNDQITDARDAKALYDTIENHVLPIYYNRDADGLPKQWIQRMMHSISTLAWRFSSHRMVADYTERGYLYAAGGVTCEMRYR, from the coding sequence ATGAGCCAAATCCAATCTCCAGCGACGACGAATAGCGCCACCCCCCTGCTGACTCGTGACCAGTTGGACCAACAAGGTCGCGAAACCTATCGGAAACTCTGGGAGCTTGCAAACAACTTATGGTGGAGTTGGCATCCCGAGTGTGATCAGCTTTTTCGCGATATGGACCCCATTCGGTGGCGGCAAGTCGACCACAACCCCATCGCACTGCTACGCGAAATGACTCCCGAGCATTTGGCGGCTCGAGCAACGGAGTTGGTGCTGCATAGCCGTATCAACTATGCGTACCGCCGTTTGCAGGAATACCTGCATGATTCGCAGACATGGGCATCGACCCATGCGGGCGTACTCGGTGCGAAACCGGTGGCATACTTCTCGGCGGAGTTTGGGATTCACGAATCGGTGCCGATTTACAGCGGTGGGCTTGGCGTTTTAGCGGGAGACCACATCAAGAGTGCATCAGGATTGGGCGTTCCCTTGGTCGCGATTGGGTTGTTTTACGCGCAAGGCTACTTTCGCCAATATCTCAACGACGAAGGCTACCAGGGCGAGGATTACCTCGACACAAAGATTGAGAATCTCCCCATGCAGCCCGCGCTGACGGCCGCGGGCAAACCGATAACGGTGGCCATTGAAACGCGAAAAGGCCAACTGCTGGCAAAGGTTTGGCTCATGCACGTCGGCCGCGTCCGGTTGTACTTGCTCGATTGCAATGTCGAAGGCAACAAACCCGAGGACCGTGAATTGACCAGCCGTCTGTACGGTGGCGATCAACGCACGCGAATCCGTCAGGAATTGGTGCTTGGGGTGGGCGGGGTCAAGGCGCTGCACGCGCTTGGCATCGATCCCGGCGTCTACCATCTCAACGAAGGCCATTCGGCCTTTGGTGCGCTGGAAGTGGTCAACCGTTTGATGCAAGATGACGGCATGTCCTTTTCCGACGCCGTTCGACAGACTTCGCGAATGACCTGTTTCACAACCCATACGCCCGTGCCAGCCGGACACGATCGTTTCCCGTCGGAATTGGTCGAAGAGCACCTTGGCCCGCTCCGCGACTCGCTCGGTATCAGTGAACGCGAATTGTTGGCCCTCGGTCGTGTCGATCCGGGCAACGCGGAAGAAACGTTCTGCATGACCGTGATCGGTTTCAAGATGAGCCGCTATTGCAACGCCGTCAGCAACCTGCATGGCGTCGTGTCCAGGCGGATGTGGGCACACATGTGGCCGCAACGGAATGAGGAAGAGGTGCCCATCGGGCATATCACCAACGGTGTTCATGTTCCGTCATGGTTGGCGGGGCAAATGGCCCAGTTGTACGACAAGCATTTTCCCGCCGATTGGAAGCAACGCATTCAAGAACCAAGTGTTTGGCAATCGATTCACCAGGTCGATCCTGGTGAGCTTTGGGAGACGCACAATGCGCTGAAGAATAACTTATTGACGTTCGTCCGTCGCCGAGTCAGTCGGCAATGTCGACGCCGCGGCGAATCGGACGAGTCGGTTGAGGAAGCTCGCCGCGTGCTCGACCCACAGACGTTGACGATCGGGTTTGGACGACGCTTCGCGACGTACAAGCGAGCCAACTTGTTGTTCAGCCAGATCGACCGGATTGCGGCGTTGATGAGTGATCCCGAACGACCGATTCAGCTGATTTACGCGGGCAAGGCACATCCGAAAGACGAGCCCGGCAAGCGGTTTATCCAGGAAATTGCAAACCTGCGGCATGATCCGCGTTTTAAAGGTCGCGTTGCATTCGTCGAAGATTATGACATCAACGTTTGTCGGCACCTGATTCAAGGGGTCGATGTTTGGCTCAATAATCCACGTCGGCCACTCGAAGCGAGCGGCACGAGCGGACAGAAAGTCGTGCTCAATGGTGGGTTAAACTGTAGCATCCTCGATGGATGGTGGGCCGAAGCCTATAACGGGGTCAACGGGTTTGCGATTGGACAAGGTCATCATCATGTCAACGACCAAATTACGGACGCCCGCGATGCCAAGGCCCTTTACGATACGATCGAAAACCATGTGCTCCCGATCTACTACAACCGGGATGCCGACGGGTTACCGAA